AGAGATGATCCCACTCTGCTGATGCTCAACTGATGACATCTAGAACACTTTGTGGAGTTTAGGGCTCTAatgcatcctggcttgtatcagcactggtgtggccagcagggccagggcagtcACGTTCCacctgtactcggcactggtgaggccgcatctcAAATCCTGGGGTGAGTTTGGGgccctcacgccaagaaaggccttgaggttctggagtgagttgagagaagggaacggagctggagaaggggctggagcacaagtgtgatgggagcggctgagggagctgggggttcagctggagaacaggagctgaggggagaccttctgatctctgcaactgcctgaaagaagattgtagcatggaggttgttgctctcttctcctaagCAGCAAGTAATAGGACAAGAAGATATGGCCTCAAGTTTCCCCAGgtgaggtttagattggatattaggaaaaatttattcacagggCAGGttatcaagcattggaacaggctgcccagggaagtggttgagtaaccatccctggaggtgtttataAGACGTGTAGctgtggtgcttagggacacggtttagcgCAACTTTGCAGGGCCAGGCTAACAGTTCGACTCAATGATTTtcaaggccttttccaacctaGTGATTCAATGAAAGAACTTGACCAAGAGGACTAAATTCAACAGAGGGGGACCAGGACGGAGGAGGGTCTAGTTTACGTGGTTTGGGAGGAGAGGTTGAGGAAACATGGCTTTCTGAGGGTGGATTAAGGAAGGTTTTTATAGGAGAGCTAAATACATCTCTGGAGTCAATGAACTGCATTGGATAATTCCATCTAGCCAAAGATAGGCAGTGAACTTTATAAAGCAGAGGACAACCTAAAGCATGACTAAGCATACCCAAAGGAAAGTTCTGTTAACAGTCAAAGCAAAACCATCCCCAACAACCCTCCGCCAAATCCCAAGAAATATGCATCTCCTGGACACCTGTGGAGAGCATCTGCAGGGAAAGGAACAACACAGAGACATAGGCTCAGATGCAGGAGAACTTTAATAgtgcaaaagaggaaaattgtGTTGATCCAAGTGGAGAGAGAACCAGGGGCAGATGAGAGTCTATGCCTCATGGCTGTGGTGGACACCCCACCAGGGGTCTATTTGCAGGACccacagagggagcagggccagcaggtCCTCCCCACGGGGGCTTTGTGGAGCTCACAGCCCAGGGGAGCACAAGAGAACAAGGACACAAGAGGAACAGGAGACACTGGAAGAGGGGGAGGTGGCAAGGGCTGTGCTTTCTGAGAGCCCAGGCTGGCCCCGTCCTTCTGCAAGGGGTGCTGGGGTTGCTCAGGGGTTCCCCAGGGCCATCACCAGCAGCTTTAGCAGGGGAAACACCTCCTCGTGCCACAGATGCCGCTGCCCAGGCCAGAGAGGCCAAAGCCCCCGGAGTTGATGGGCACTCCCtgagagctgaggatgctgccaacagcagcggaGGTGGAGGATCCCACGGCGGTGTTCTgcgggaaggagctgaggatggggccgggcagggtcaccaccacgGGGGAGGGTTGAATGTAAACGtgggagtcctggcactgctggacacagggctcattgcagctgttggccagcggggttgggccacagggctggcagggcaggcacgggTTGTAGCAGGACATGTCTTGTGGCTGGAGCTGCGCctgggagagagggcagggggaagcagaacagaagaGGTGGGTGAGGAGCAGCCTGTGTCTGCACTGCAAGGGAGACAAGCCAAGGCAAGACAGAGGTGAGAGCTGGAGGCTGTGTAGGGAGACCCACAGGTTTCTCCCTCCCTTCAGCCCAGAACTCCCTGCCGAGAGAAATGAAGCCCAGGGCAATCCTTGCATAGCCCATCGCTTACTTCACCAAAGTCCCAGCCTATCTTCTGACCCCTTTTGTCACCCCGGAGAAGAATGCCATGGACCAGCATAAGACAAAGGAGCAGGAATGGGCTGAGAAAActagaggcagaagaggaggacgagggagagaagaaagagcttCAGACTCACCTTGTTCCCAAGGAGATGGAGGCGAGAGGAGTGAATGAGAGAGCGAGAAGGACCCACTTTTATACTGCTCCAGCACCGCCCCAGGCTCACAGTCCCTGAACAGGGCAGTAATTTTCCAACAGACTCACCTCCAAAGCAAAATATCCTACCTAATGGCACAGGTTCGGGTTTGTTTCCAGCAATGCTGCCATttcatttcctcatttctgGCATGACCACTAGGTCTCAGTGGCTCCTTTCAAGTATCAAGATGAAAAGCCTGAGGGTTTCCCTAGCAGGACCACTCCCTGAGTGCTGGAGCGTTCTGTGCAGGCAGAGGGCATGGGTCTAGGGAAATCTTGATTCATTTGCACCAAGGTGCACAGAAGCTCTCACCAATATAGTCCTCTCCTGCTTGTGTCAATTTGTTTGGCAAAGTTGTCCCCTCTCAAGGTAATCTCTGGGGGTTCTCAACCAATGGCATCAGCAGGCTTATGGAAGGAGAACATTGCGCTCCCCATGTTTCCTCAACAATCCCCACGGAGTCGCATACCACCTTACTACATGAGGGGTGTGTTGGGGCTTGGGAGAGCACCTTGTTCCTCCCATTCTCCTTGCGTCATGGTGCACTTTGGCCACACGCTCTAGACACTGACCAGCAGGAGACACTTTTCCAGAGCACGCTGACTCTGCTGTGAGCCCCCTGAACTGTGGCAGTGCCAGCGAGGAGGTCATGCTCAAGGCGATGGCCAttggtgctgcctgcagctgtgcacTGATGTACAGCCCAGAGCTTGGAGATGATTTTCCTAGGTCAGGGATGGAGCTGCCCGGGCAGGGAACTCAGCCCTGCATGGGACATGGGTGAACAGACAGGACACACTCCTGGCTTGGCCTCACACCAAAATCCTGACACACGGCCAATCCAAAATTAGCGTGTGACTCGCCATGGGTAGGGAGAGTCTATCCCAGGAAGCTTGCCTCCTGAACTCACTCCCTTGGCCTCCTGGGATGCGTCCCAGTTGCCTCCAtgtctgcagggcagggaagtgaATCGCCTGTTCGATGTGGTCTGAGAGCTGGTTTTGTACCCTGGGCACTTCTGGGCACAACCCCTCCCTAGCCATCCTCAGGGACATGGCACTGCAGGATCCTGACAGTTCTACTATGTTGGGGAAATTAAGGAAGTTTCCTTGCCTCTTTGATGGTGCTGAGTTTTTCTCCAGCCCGAGGAGGCATTTGGGCTATGGAAAAGGATGTGCATGTAAACCCTAATGCCCAGGAGAAGGCCACATTTTCTGAGCCCTTTTGCATTTCACAGCTGCCCCCATGGCATCCTCCCCACCATCTGACGCACTAGGCTGAAGCCAGTGAACCTGAAATCCAGGGACTCGACTCTGCTATGCATTTTCCTGCCTGTCATCAGGTCTTGAACACTCAGTTCTTCCAGTGTGATAGCTATGGCTGTCCTTGATTCCAATGTTCCCAACCAGTTCTTCCCTCTTAGGGGCAGCTGTGCATCACCCATCCTTTCCCCATGACAGAATCACGGGATCCTTGAGGTTGGAGGGGACTTCAGGagatcttctagtccaaccAGCCCTGCTGAAAGCACTGTCAGCCTTTGGAGGATACTCAGGGCCAAGTCCTGTCAAGCTCTGGATACCTACAAGGATGGAGCAGCCATAACCTGTTTGTGACAACACCAGGCCGTGCATGACCACCCTCACACTAGCAAAGTATTTTCTGGTGTTTCTGTGGAATTTCCCATATTGCAATAGGTGCCTATTAccactttttctttcactgaacgGGACTTAGGAGAGTCTGGATCTGTGTTCAAGAGCTGGACCTTTAGACCACAAATCCTGTAAGTAAATACCAATGCCAAGAACCCTTGGAGTACCTCTGCCTTTCCTATAACCCCTGTCCCCACTGAAGGTGCTCCATTCAGCCTTTGCACAAGCCtcccttttgctgctgaatACCTGGAAGAAGACCTTCTTCTTGCCCTCCACAAGATTTGCCTGGTTCAATGCCACATGGGCTTTTTCTTGTCTAACCCCACCCCTGCATACTCCGACAACCTGGTAAGTGTTGTCCCCAGAGCAAAGGGCATCAAGgggaagacagaagaaatcaCTGGCACAGCCTGGCCACCAGCAGATGCAATGGCCACTGACCGTTGGAGCAAGCacagagggaggagggagaagcaaGTGGAATGTCCTTAGTGAAGTGGAGTTGTTGGGTCCTCTGCAGACATGTGCAGCACAGGccagagctgggtctcttccTGCAAAGGGAGTTGCAAACAATTCACCACCACCCAAGACAACATCCCCTGCCTGTAATGGACCCCTGCAGAACTTAGCAGGCATCTCCTCCTGCACTGACAAGACACTGCCCAGGATATACTTTGACGTGCAATCCCACCACAAGAAAGGAGCTTGCGTGGTAGAATAAGCACGTCAGAAATGAGGAAATTAAATGGCAGCATTGCTGGAAACCCAAACGCAACCAGTTCGATTAGGTAGGATGTTTCGCTTTGGAGGTGAGTCTGTTGGAAAATTACTGCCACGTGCAGTGACTGTGGGCCTGGGGCGGTGCAGGAGCAGTATAAAAGCGGATCCTTCTCCTCACTGTCTCATCCACTCCTCTCACCTCCATCTCCTTGGGAACAAGGTGAGTCTGAagctctttcttctcctccttatCTTCCTTCCAGGATTTCAATGCACACTCTCTGTCTTGTGCTGTGTCACGGAGCTACTTACcacaggagagggaaagggacaGAAGACGGAATACAGCAAGAGAATGGGGTTTGGCCGAGCTTACCCATCATCAATGTGGTGACCTTCCTGGGCTTGACTGCCCTTAGAAGAGATCTTTTGGATTGAGAGGAATGTGAAGACTGTGGGTCTCACCTCTGCAATGCTTCTGCCTCCCATCTCAAGCTCACGTGTCCCTTTGTCCTACACTGGGTCCAATTATCATGGGATAGGGCAGGGCACAGAAGGTGTGACATAGACAGAGGCTATGCTTGTTTCGGTGTCTCCTGAGCTGTGGGCTAGGAGGGGATCTCCCTGGGCTTGGTCACTATTGACAGGGTTCTTTTGGCCTAAGAAGGAAGGTGAATCTCATAGACCTCCCTACACAGCCTCCAGATCTATTCTTCAGCTTGTGGTTTCCAATGTTTTTGGGTGACAAGCTGCTCCTCACCATCCCTTCtgcttatttttcccttccctctctcccaggTGCAGCTCCAGAAACAAGACATGTCCTGCTACAACcagtgcctgccctgccagccctgtggcccaaccccgctggccaacagctgcaatgagccctgtgtccagcagtgccaggactcccaCGTTTACATTCAACCCTCCCCcgtggtggtgaccctgcccggccccatcctcagctccttcccgcAGAACACCGCCGTGGGATCCTCCACCtccgctgctgttggcagcatcctcagctctcaGGGAGTGCCCATCAACTCCGGGGGCTTTGGCCTCTCTGGCCTGGGCAGCGGCATCTGTGGCACGAGGAGGTGTTTCCCCTGCTAAAGCTGCTGGTGATGGCCCTGTGgaggctccccagggactcACGACATAATACTACACTGGGGATGGAGCATCAGGTTGTTGCTTCCAGAGGGGCTGAGCAATCACAGAGCCCCTTGCAAAAGGACAGGGCCAGCCTGGGCTCTCAGAAAGCACAGCCCATGCCGCCTTTCCCCTCTTCCAGTGTCTCCTGTTCCTATAGTGTCCTTGTTCTCTTGTGCTTCCCTGAGCTGTGAGCCCCACAAAGCCAGCCTAGGGAGGacctgctggccctgctccctctgtggggctggcagatcGACACCTGGTTGAATCTATTCCTCAGCCATGAGTCGCAGACTCCTGTCTCCCCCGGTGCTCCCTGCTCTGGGATCTCAGAGCAAcctgtttccttcttttgccTCATTAAACTTGCGCTGCATCATAACCCATGCCTCTGTGTCAttgttttccctgaaaatgCTTTCCCATGGTGCCCAGATACAAGGAGTATACTCTAGGCATTATTCCTGGAAGGTTGTCTTCAGGATGGTGGTGCAGTGTTTTTTGGCACAATTGTGTTGAGTGTGACTGGGGTGGAATTCCCTTTCCCCATAGCAGCCTTCAgagtgctgtgctttgcagttGTAGCTAGAATGGTTCTGATGACAGCACATCtgtgttttggcttttgctgagcagtgcttgcacagcagcAAGGCTGTCTCTCCAGCCACACTCCCAAAGGCCAGTAGGCTGGAGTTAGGCAAGAGCCTGGGAGGGGACATAGGCAGGACATCTGCAGGACAGCTGACTCAGAGTGACCAAAGGGACATTCCACACCACACGACATTGTGCTCAGCAAGAAATGTAAGAGAAACATCAAGGAGGTGTACGGGCCGTTCAATATTTATGCATTCATTTTCCAAAGCAACCACTACACATACGCTGGTCCTGCTTTGCAGGAATTGGCTGAAAATCACCTCCTgatggaaagcagagaagaaatcttTTTGCGTTGCTTTGCTTCTGCACATGGCCTCTGCATTTCTTGCTTAAATTGCATGTATCTCGACCTACAACTCTGTAatcttcttttctccctgtcGTGCTGAGGAGGTGGAACTGACGGAGCATCTTGGTGGACATCTGGTGACCAGACAAGGTCACCTCACCTCAGTCTTTTTGGTGCTTAACCTGTGACTTGAGACAATGGCAGTTTTGAGTTGAGCAGACTTTAGCTTTAGCAGTTACTAATTTACAGGCCTCTGGGCAACAAAGGCAGTTGGCTCGCTGCACTGCTTATCTCTTGATTTTGCCAAGGTTGGGAACATGTTAATAGAACCAAATGCTCTGCGCTTTGTCCTGGCATTGGGGCCTTTAcagtgctgggggagctgtCTAGTGGAGAGGATGAGGGAATTCACCTCCCCCTTCCCAGAGAGACTGATGTGGCGTGTTTTGTTCTGTACTCCCCCAAGGTCCTTGTGTGGTTTTAGCCATGATTCAGTACTATTAGAAGACCAGAGTTAAGACAGGGACCCAAATCACATCAGAGGATGCATGTTTGAGTCAGGTAACCAAACTACATCTGAGAACATGATAGTTGAGGCAGAGACCAAAACCACATGTGCAGACACCATTGTTCAGATAGAGACTCAAGCAGCATTTACGGTAATCACCACAGTATTGGAAAAGAATTAGTGGACAAGGAGGTGAACGTGTCCTTATCATGATAGAGGGAACTAACACTTAAAGGGTTAACCACATAGCAAGTGTCTAGCTTAGAGCTTTGTGTAACCTATTATGTTAAGAAACAGAGCCTCATTGAAAAAAGCAAACTCTGCAAAGATAAGAAGTtttgcagcacccagcagcatCCTTGAGTGGACGAGATAACTAGAGTCTTCAGCACAGGGAGGACGACGATCCAGTTAAAACCAGTCCAGCAGTTCGAGCTCCGGCCAACTCAGCATACTAGGTCAAAGGTTAGAAAGCTCATGAGCAGCCTTCATCCCCAGGCCCCAGCCCACGACCACCAGGAGGCATTGTGCAGGTGCAACAGGGAGGAGCCGGAGGaggagactatggaaatgatttcctggaactcattttaataagaaccgccttTTCGGGGCAAGGTTTGGtatatgtataggcgttcctgGGGTTACCAGGAATATGTAACACCTTGCTACATTTAAGCACGCTTCATGCCGAGATCAATTGCGCGAGATTAAAGGAAAGATCCTTCTTGTGCCTGGCGCTGGATAAACACACCTTCTTTATAACCTCGCAGGTTGTAAAGTTTTATAGCCTTACAGATTGTAAAGTTTTTCCGCACGTCAGTTGTCGATTCCtgagtgaggaggaggaagagtccAATCAGGAAGCCGGGAAGCCTGCAAGGAGGGCAGGGCCAACAGTCAGGAACTGGAAGGTAAGGAAGGCCAACAGCTGAGATCCTTTGCTAAGGACCGGGGAATATACAGCAGAATTGGAGACAGGGAAATCTGAGGAAGAGGCTGTTCTGGCATTCTGTCTCTCGGAGCCAGGCTGACGCGGAAGGCGCGTTTCCAGTGCAACAGTGGGAGATGTAAACACTGCGAAACCTGAAGCAGAAGCAGGATA
This DNA window, taken from Caloenas nicobarica isolate bCalNic1 chromosome 24, bCalNic1.hap1, whole genome shotgun sequence, encodes the following:
- the LOC135998171 gene encoding feather keratin 1-like encodes the protein MSCYNPCLPCQPCGPTPLANSCNEPCVQQCQDSHVYIQPSPVVVTLPGPILSSFPQNTAVGSSTSAAVGSILSSQGVPINSGGFGLSGLGSGICGTRRCFPC
- the LOC135998122 gene encoding feather keratin 1-like, with protein sequence MSCYNQCLPCQPCGPTPLANSCNEPCVQQCQDSHVYIQPSPVVVTLPGPILSSFPQNTAVGSSTSAAVGSILSSQGVPINSGGFGLSGLGSGICGTRRCFPC